A part of Doryrhamphus excisus isolate RoL2022-K1 chromosome 8, RoL_Dexc_1.0, whole genome shotgun sequence genomic DNA contains:
- the lrch3 gene encoding DISP complex protein LRCH3 isoform X6 has protein sequence MAASVLLGSADNTGLNFTVGGGGGGGAGNVLVGSNNGLGPTGPVSLNRSLDRALDEASATGFLNLSGRKLKEFPRSAGNHDLSDTTRADLSRNRLSELPVEVCLLVSLESLNVYQNCVRSLPDHMINLQALTYLNLSRNQLSVLPVVLCSLPLKVLIACNNKLVALPEEVGQLRHLTELDVSCNEIRTLPSQVGQLEALRDLNIRRNHLVTLPPELADLPLVRLDFSCNKVTSIPLCYTRLSQLQSIILDNNPLQTPPAQICIKGKVHIFKFLNLEASKTTPDLPEYDRRHLTFSSCVEELYPGRPYGALDSGFNSVDSGDKRWSGNEPSEESSEVSSRAVEINRESKRVAAGPPLLANGTHELEQIDFIDSVGEEEEEERRGVVGEGASLSSQFMAYIERRISKEGSPGKANMSRADDSRQRQSRNVVDGATAPSRHQCAPQRGGGVERMRREAQLAALRYDEERHKNRPVQKDAKSKAAQSPIKSSPDSKCGASLEHATPCMLQGEDRANLSPTANPSYPSSGGVPSCRTTGVRPESFLYRLSQREEKRRGDAPAAPHHQEEAPSVPAALGHDAELVEQLRKNIEARLKVSLPSDLGPALTDGVVLCHLANHVRPRSVPSIHVPSPAVPKLTMAKCRRNVENFLEACRRMGVPQSQLCLPLHILEEQGLPQVAATVSALLDLAPPRNAVATTMSSAAAGASVIM, from the exons ATGGCGGCCTCGGTGTTGTTGGGCTCTGCGGACAACACAGGACTCAACTTCACTGTcggaggcggcggcggtggtggtgctGGAAACGTTTTAGTCGGTAGTAACAATGGCCTGGGTCCGACGGGCCCGGTGTCTTTGAACCGTTCTCTGGACCGGGCTCTGGACGAAGCCTCGGCCACCGGGTTTCTAAACCTCAGTGGCaggaagctgaaggagttcCCCCGGAGCGCAGGCAACCATGACCTGAGCGACACCACCAGGGCCG ACCTGTCACGTAACCGCCTGTCAGAACTTCCTGTGGAGGTTTGTCTCTTGGTGTCTCTGGAGAGTttaaacgtttatcaaaactgTGTGAGATCGCTACCAGATCACATGATCAACCTCCAGGCCCTCACCTACCTGAACCTGAG TCGGAACCAGCTGTCCGTACTGCCTGTGGTCCTGTGCAGTCTCCCTCTGAAGGTTCTGATCGCATGCAACAACAAGCTCGTTGCCCTTCCTGAGGAAGTGGGCCAGCTGAGACACTTGACTGAGCTG GATGTCAGCTGTAACGAGATAAGGACGCTGCCTTCGCAGGTCGGCCAGCTGGAGGCGCTGCGAGACCTGAACATTAGGAGGAACCACCTGGTGACACTTCCTCCAG agcTGGCCGATCTTCCCCTTGTGCGACTGGACTTTTCCTGTAACAAAGTGACTTCCATCCCGCTGTGCTACACACGACTGTCGCAGCTGCAGAGCATCATCCTCGACAACAATCCTCTGCAGACGCCGCCGGCGCAG ATATGCATTAAGGGCAAAGTTCACATATTCAAGTTCCTCAACCTGGAGGCCAGCAAGACAACCCCTGACCTACCAGAGTACGACCGGCGACATTTGACTTTCAGCTCCTG TGTTGAGGAACTATACCCTGGTCGACCATATGGGGCATTGGATTCTGGGTTCAACAGTGTTGACAGCGGAGACAAGAGATGGTCGGGAAACGAG CCTTCAGAGGAGTCATCTGAGGTATCGTCGCGTGCGGTGGAGATTAACAGAGAGTCCAAACGGGTTGCGGCGGGACCACCCCTACTGGCCAACGGAACAC ATGAGCTGGAGCAGATTGACTTCATTGACAGCGtgggagaggaggaagaagaggagcggCGGGGCGTGGTGGGAGAAGGTGCCAGCCTCAGCTCGCAATTCATGGCGTACATCGAGAGACGCATCAGCAAGGAG GGTTCTCCGGGGAAAGCCAACATGTCCAGAGCGGACGACTCCAGACAGCGAcagagcag GAATGTGGTGGACGGTGCCACAGCACCCTCTCGCCACCAGTGTGCTCCTCAGAGGGGCGGCGGCGTGGAGAGGATGAGGCGCGAGGCTCAGCTTGCCGCTCTGAGGTACGACGAGGAGAGACACAAGAACCGCCCTGTGCAGAAAGACGCCAAG AGTAAAGCGGCTCAGAGTCCAATCAAGTCCAGTCCAGACAGTAAG TGTGGAGCGTCTTTAGAACACGCCACCCCCTGTATGCTGCAG GGAGAAGACAGAGCCAATCTGTCCCCAACAG CCAATCCTTCTTACCCCAGCTCGGGGGGCGTGCCCTCCTGTCGGACCACCGGTGTCCGACCAGAGAGCTTCCTATATCGCCTCAGCCAGAGAGAAGAGAAGAGGAGAG GGGATGCGCCCGCTGCTCCTCATCACCAGGAGGAGGCGCCATCGGTGCCTGCGGCGCTCGGACATGATGCTGAGCTAGTAGAGCAGCTTCGGAAG AATATCGAGGCCCGCCTCAAGGTGTCGTTGCCTAGCGATCTGGGTCCGGCTCTGACAGACGGCGTGGTGTTGTGTCACCTGGCCAATCACGTGCGACCGCGCTCTGTCCCCAGCATCCACGTTCCCTCTCCTGCTGTG CCTAAGCTCACCATGGCCAAATGTCGACGAAACGTAGAGAACTTCCTGGAGGCGTGTCGCAGAATGGGCGTTCCTCAG AGTCAATTGTGTCTCCCTCTTCACATCCTGGAGGAACAAGGGCTCCCCCAGGTGGCCGCCACCGTCAGCGCACTGCTGGACCTGGCCCCACCCAGAAACGCCGTTGCCACGACGATGTCCTCGGCTGCAGCCGGAGCTTCCGTCATCATGTAG
- the lrch3 gene encoding DISP complex protein LRCH3 isoform X2, producing MAASVLLGSADNTGLNFTVGGGGGGGAGNVLVGSNNGLGPTGPVSLNRSLDRALDEASATGFLNLSGRKLKEFPRSAGNHDLSDTTRADLSRNRLSELPVEVCLLVSLESLNVYQNCVRSLPDHMINLQALTYLNLSRNQLSVLPVVLCSLPLKVLIACNNKLVALPEEVGQLRHLTELDVSCNEIRTLPSQVGQLEALRDLNIRRNHLVTLPPELADLPLVRLDFSCNKVTSIPLCYTRLSQLQSIILDNNPLQTPPAQICIKGKVHIFKFLNLEASKTTPDLPEYDRRHLTFSSCVEELYPGRPYGALDSGFNSVDSGDKRWSGNEPSEESSEVSSRAVEINRESKRVAAGPPLLANGTHELEQIDFIDSVGEEEEEERRGVVGEGASLSSQFMAYIERRISKEGSPGKANMSRADDSRQRQSRNVVDGATAPSRHQCAPQRGGGVERMRREAQLAALRYDEERHKNRPVQKDAKSKAAQSPIKSSPDSKNVYPCRRSTHTDDSALFMCGASLEHATPCMLQGEDRANLSPTANPSYPSSGGVPSCRTTGVRPESFLYRLSQREEKRRGDAPAAPHHQEEAPSVPAALGHDAELVEQLRKNIEARLKVSLPSDLGPALTDGVVLCHLANHVRPRSVPSIHVPSPAVPKLTMAKCRRNVENFLEACRRMGVPQSQLCLPLHILEEQGLPQVAATVSALLDLAPPRNAVATTMSSAAAGASVIM from the exons ATGGCGGCCTCGGTGTTGTTGGGCTCTGCGGACAACACAGGACTCAACTTCACTGTcggaggcggcggcggtggtggtgctGGAAACGTTTTAGTCGGTAGTAACAATGGCCTGGGTCCGACGGGCCCGGTGTCTTTGAACCGTTCTCTGGACCGGGCTCTGGACGAAGCCTCGGCCACCGGGTTTCTAAACCTCAGTGGCaggaagctgaaggagttcCCCCGGAGCGCAGGCAACCATGACCTGAGCGACACCACCAGGGCCG ACCTGTCACGTAACCGCCTGTCAGAACTTCCTGTGGAGGTTTGTCTCTTGGTGTCTCTGGAGAGTttaaacgtttatcaaaactgTGTGAGATCGCTACCAGATCACATGATCAACCTCCAGGCCCTCACCTACCTGAACCTGAG TCGGAACCAGCTGTCCGTACTGCCTGTGGTCCTGTGCAGTCTCCCTCTGAAGGTTCTGATCGCATGCAACAACAAGCTCGTTGCCCTTCCTGAGGAAGTGGGCCAGCTGAGACACTTGACTGAGCTG GATGTCAGCTGTAACGAGATAAGGACGCTGCCTTCGCAGGTCGGCCAGCTGGAGGCGCTGCGAGACCTGAACATTAGGAGGAACCACCTGGTGACACTTCCTCCAG agcTGGCCGATCTTCCCCTTGTGCGACTGGACTTTTCCTGTAACAAAGTGACTTCCATCCCGCTGTGCTACACACGACTGTCGCAGCTGCAGAGCATCATCCTCGACAACAATCCTCTGCAGACGCCGCCGGCGCAG ATATGCATTAAGGGCAAAGTTCACATATTCAAGTTCCTCAACCTGGAGGCCAGCAAGACAACCCCTGACCTACCAGAGTACGACCGGCGACATTTGACTTTCAGCTCCTG TGTTGAGGAACTATACCCTGGTCGACCATATGGGGCATTGGATTCTGGGTTCAACAGTGTTGACAGCGGAGACAAGAGATGGTCGGGAAACGAG CCTTCAGAGGAGTCATCTGAGGTATCGTCGCGTGCGGTGGAGATTAACAGAGAGTCCAAACGGGTTGCGGCGGGACCACCCCTACTGGCCAACGGAACAC ATGAGCTGGAGCAGATTGACTTCATTGACAGCGtgggagaggaggaagaagaggagcggCGGGGCGTGGTGGGAGAAGGTGCCAGCCTCAGCTCGCAATTCATGGCGTACATCGAGAGACGCATCAGCAAGGAG GGTTCTCCGGGGAAAGCCAACATGTCCAGAGCGGACGACTCCAGACAGCGAcagagcag GAATGTGGTGGACGGTGCCACAGCACCCTCTCGCCACCAGTGTGCTCCTCAGAGGGGCGGCGGCGTGGAGAGGATGAGGCGCGAGGCTCAGCTTGCCGCTCTGAGGTACGACGAGGAGAGACACAAGAACCGCCCTGTGCAGAAAGACGCCAAG AGTAAAGCGGCTCAGAGTCCAATCAAGTCCAGTCCAGACAGTAAG aatgTCTACCCCTGTAGACgctccacacacacagatgacTCCGCTCTCTTCATG TGTGGAGCGTCTTTAGAACACGCCACCCCCTGTATGCTGCAG GGAGAAGACAGAGCCAATCTGTCCCCAACAG CCAATCCTTCTTACCCCAGCTCGGGGGGCGTGCCCTCCTGTCGGACCACCGGTGTCCGACCAGAGAGCTTCCTATATCGCCTCAGCCAGAGAGAAGAGAAGAGGAGAG GGGATGCGCCCGCTGCTCCTCATCACCAGGAGGAGGCGCCATCGGTGCCTGCGGCGCTCGGACATGATGCTGAGCTAGTAGAGCAGCTTCGGAAG AATATCGAGGCCCGCCTCAAGGTGTCGTTGCCTAGCGATCTGGGTCCGGCTCTGACAGACGGCGTGGTGTTGTGTCACCTGGCCAATCACGTGCGACCGCGCTCTGTCCCCAGCATCCACGTTCCCTCTCCTGCTGTG CCTAAGCTCACCATGGCCAAATGTCGACGAAACGTAGAGAACTTCCTGGAGGCGTGTCGCAGAATGGGCGTTCCTCAG AGTCAATTGTGTCTCCCTCTTCACATCCTGGAGGAACAAGGGCTCCCCCAGGTGGCCGCCACCGTCAGCGCACTGCTGGACCTGGCCCCACCCAGAAACGCCGTTGCCACGACGATGTCCTCGGCTGCAGCCGGAGCTTCCGTCATCATGTAG
- the lrch3 gene encoding DISP complex protein LRCH3 isoform X1, with product MAASVLLGSADNTGLNFTVGGGGGGGAGNVLVGSNNGLGPTGPVSLNRSLDRALDEASATGFLNLSGRKLKEFPRSAGNHDLSDTTRADLSRNRLSELPVEVCLLVSLESLNVYQNCVRSLPDHMINLQALTYLNLSRNQLSVLPVVLCSLPLKVLIACNNKLVALPEEVGQLRHLTELDVSCNEIRTLPSQVGQLEALRDLNIRRNHLVTLPPELADLPLVRLDFSCNKVTSIPLCYTRLSQLQSIILDNNPLQTPPAQICIKGKVHIFKFLNLEASKTTPDLPEYDRRHLTFSSCVEELYPGRPYGALDSGFNSVDSGDKRWSGNEPSEESSEVSSRAVEINRESKRVAAGPPLLANGTHELEQIDFIDSVGEEEEEERRGVVGEGASLSSQFMAYIERRISKEGSPGKANMSRADDSRQRQSRNVVDGATAPSRHQCAPQRGGGVERMRREAQLAALRYDEERHKNRPVQKDAKSKAAQSPIKSSPDSKNVYPCRRSTHTDDSALFMCGASLEHATPCMLQQGEDRANLSPTANPSYPSSGGVPSCRTTGVRPESFLYRLSQREEKRRGDAPAAPHHQEEAPSVPAALGHDAELVEQLRKNIEARLKVSLPSDLGPALTDGVVLCHLANHVRPRSVPSIHVPSPAVPKLTMAKCRRNVENFLEACRRMGVPQSQLCLPLHILEEQGLPQVAATVSALLDLAPPRNAVATTMSSAAAGASVIM from the exons ATGGCGGCCTCGGTGTTGTTGGGCTCTGCGGACAACACAGGACTCAACTTCACTGTcggaggcggcggcggtggtggtgctGGAAACGTTTTAGTCGGTAGTAACAATGGCCTGGGTCCGACGGGCCCGGTGTCTTTGAACCGTTCTCTGGACCGGGCTCTGGACGAAGCCTCGGCCACCGGGTTTCTAAACCTCAGTGGCaggaagctgaaggagttcCCCCGGAGCGCAGGCAACCATGACCTGAGCGACACCACCAGGGCCG ACCTGTCACGTAACCGCCTGTCAGAACTTCCTGTGGAGGTTTGTCTCTTGGTGTCTCTGGAGAGTttaaacgtttatcaaaactgTGTGAGATCGCTACCAGATCACATGATCAACCTCCAGGCCCTCACCTACCTGAACCTGAG TCGGAACCAGCTGTCCGTACTGCCTGTGGTCCTGTGCAGTCTCCCTCTGAAGGTTCTGATCGCATGCAACAACAAGCTCGTTGCCCTTCCTGAGGAAGTGGGCCAGCTGAGACACTTGACTGAGCTG GATGTCAGCTGTAACGAGATAAGGACGCTGCCTTCGCAGGTCGGCCAGCTGGAGGCGCTGCGAGACCTGAACATTAGGAGGAACCACCTGGTGACACTTCCTCCAG agcTGGCCGATCTTCCCCTTGTGCGACTGGACTTTTCCTGTAACAAAGTGACTTCCATCCCGCTGTGCTACACACGACTGTCGCAGCTGCAGAGCATCATCCTCGACAACAATCCTCTGCAGACGCCGCCGGCGCAG ATATGCATTAAGGGCAAAGTTCACATATTCAAGTTCCTCAACCTGGAGGCCAGCAAGACAACCCCTGACCTACCAGAGTACGACCGGCGACATTTGACTTTCAGCTCCTG TGTTGAGGAACTATACCCTGGTCGACCATATGGGGCATTGGATTCTGGGTTCAACAGTGTTGACAGCGGAGACAAGAGATGGTCGGGAAACGAG CCTTCAGAGGAGTCATCTGAGGTATCGTCGCGTGCGGTGGAGATTAACAGAGAGTCCAAACGGGTTGCGGCGGGACCACCCCTACTGGCCAACGGAACAC ATGAGCTGGAGCAGATTGACTTCATTGACAGCGtgggagaggaggaagaagaggagcggCGGGGCGTGGTGGGAGAAGGTGCCAGCCTCAGCTCGCAATTCATGGCGTACATCGAGAGACGCATCAGCAAGGAG GGTTCTCCGGGGAAAGCCAACATGTCCAGAGCGGACGACTCCAGACAGCGAcagagcag GAATGTGGTGGACGGTGCCACAGCACCCTCTCGCCACCAGTGTGCTCCTCAGAGGGGCGGCGGCGTGGAGAGGATGAGGCGCGAGGCTCAGCTTGCCGCTCTGAGGTACGACGAGGAGAGACACAAGAACCGCCCTGTGCAGAAAGACGCCAAG AGTAAAGCGGCTCAGAGTCCAATCAAGTCCAGTCCAGACAGTAAG aatgTCTACCCCTGTAGACgctccacacacacagatgacTCCGCTCTCTTCATG TGTGGAGCGTCTTTAGAACACGCCACCCCCTGTATGCTGCAG CAGGGAGAAGACAGAGCCAATCTGTCCCCAACAG CCAATCCTTCTTACCCCAGCTCGGGGGGCGTGCCCTCCTGTCGGACCACCGGTGTCCGACCAGAGAGCTTCCTATATCGCCTCAGCCAGAGAGAAGAGAAGAGGAGAG GGGATGCGCCCGCTGCTCCTCATCACCAGGAGGAGGCGCCATCGGTGCCTGCGGCGCTCGGACATGATGCTGAGCTAGTAGAGCAGCTTCGGAAG AATATCGAGGCCCGCCTCAAGGTGTCGTTGCCTAGCGATCTGGGTCCGGCTCTGACAGACGGCGTGGTGTTGTGTCACCTGGCCAATCACGTGCGACCGCGCTCTGTCCCCAGCATCCACGTTCCCTCTCCTGCTGTG CCTAAGCTCACCATGGCCAAATGTCGACGAAACGTAGAGAACTTCCTGGAGGCGTGTCGCAGAATGGGCGTTCCTCAG AGTCAATTGTGTCTCCCTCTTCACATCCTGGAGGAACAAGGGCTCCCCCAGGTGGCCGCCACCGTCAGCGCACTGCTGGACCTGGCCCCACCCAGAAACGCCGTTGCCACGACGATGTCCTCGGCTGCAGCCGGAGCTTCCGTCATCATGTAG
- the lrch3 gene encoding DISP complex protein LRCH3 isoform X3, producing the protein MAASVLLGSADNTGLNFTVGGGGGGGAGNVLVGSNNGLGPTGPVSLNRSLDRALDEASATGFLNLSGRKLKEFPRSAGNHDLSDTTRADLSRNRLSELPVEVCLLVSLESLNVYQNCVRSLPDHMINLQALTYLNLSRNQLSVLPVVLCSLPLKVLIACNNKLVALPEEVGQLRHLTELDVSCNEIRTLPSQVGQLEALRDLNIRRNHLVTLPPELADLPLVRLDFSCNKVTSIPLCYTRLSQLQSIILDNNPLQTPPAQICIKGKVHIFKFLNLEASKTTPDLPEYDRRHLTFSSCVEELYPGRPYGALDSGFNSVDSGDKRWSGNEPSEESSEVSSRAVEINRESKRVAAGPPLLANGTHELEQIDFIDSVGEEEEEERRGVVGEGASLSSQFMAYIERRISKEGSPGKANMSRADDSRQRQSRNVVDGATAPSRHQCAPQRGGGVERMRREAQLAALRYDEERHKNRPVQKDAKSKAAQSPIKSSPDSKNVYPCRRSTHTDDSALFMQGEDRANLSPTANPSYPSSGGVPSCRTTGVRPESFLYRLSQREEKRRGDAPAAPHHQEEAPSVPAALGHDAELVEQLRKNIEARLKVSLPSDLGPALTDGVVLCHLANHVRPRSVPSIHVPSPAVPKLTMAKCRRNVENFLEACRRMGVPQSQLCLPLHILEEQGLPQVAATVSALLDLAPPRNAVATTMSSAAAGASVIM; encoded by the exons ATGGCGGCCTCGGTGTTGTTGGGCTCTGCGGACAACACAGGACTCAACTTCACTGTcggaggcggcggcggtggtggtgctGGAAACGTTTTAGTCGGTAGTAACAATGGCCTGGGTCCGACGGGCCCGGTGTCTTTGAACCGTTCTCTGGACCGGGCTCTGGACGAAGCCTCGGCCACCGGGTTTCTAAACCTCAGTGGCaggaagctgaaggagttcCCCCGGAGCGCAGGCAACCATGACCTGAGCGACACCACCAGGGCCG ACCTGTCACGTAACCGCCTGTCAGAACTTCCTGTGGAGGTTTGTCTCTTGGTGTCTCTGGAGAGTttaaacgtttatcaaaactgTGTGAGATCGCTACCAGATCACATGATCAACCTCCAGGCCCTCACCTACCTGAACCTGAG TCGGAACCAGCTGTCCGTACTGCCTGTGGTCCTGTGCAGTCTCCCTCTGAAGGTTCTGATCGCATGCAACAACAAGCTCGTTGCCCTTCCTGAGGAAGTGGGCCAGCTGAGACACTTGACTGAGCTG GATGTCAGCTGTAACGAGATAAGGACGCTGCCTTCGCAGGTCGGCCAGCTGGAGGCGCTGCGAGACCTGAACATTAGGAGGAACCACCTGGTGACACTTCCTCCAG agcTGGCCGATCTTCCCCTTGTGCGACTGGACTTTTCCTGTAACAAAGTGACTTCCATCCCGCTGTGCTACACACGACTGTCGCAGCTGCAGAGCATCATCCTCGACAACAATCCTCTGCAGACGCCGCCGGCGCAG ATATGCATTAAGGGCAAAGTTCACATATTCAAGTTCCTCAACCTGGAGGCCAGCAAGACAACCCCTGACCTACCAGAGTACGACCGGCGACATTTGACTTTCAGCTCCTG TGTTGAGGAACTATACCCTGGTCGACCATATGGGGCATTGGATTCTGGGTTCAACAGTGTTGACAGCGGAGACAAGAGATGGTCGGGAAACGAG CCTTCAGAGGAGTCATCTGAGGTATCGTCGCGTGCGGTGGAGATTAACAGAGAGTCCAAACGGGTTGCGGCGGGACCACCCCTACTGGCCAACGGAACAC ATGAGCTGGAGCAGATTGACTTCATTGACAGCGtgggagaggaggaagaagaggagcggCGGGGCGTGGTGGGAGAAGGTGCCAGCCTCAGCTCGCAATTCATGGCGTACATCGAGAGACGCATCAGCAAGGAG GGTTCTCCGGGGAAAGCCAACATGTCCAGAGCGGACGACTCCAGACAGCGAcagagcag GAATGTGGTGGACGGTGCCACAGCACCCTCTCGCCACCAGTGTGCTCCTCAGAGGGGCGGCGGCGTGGAGAGGATGAGGCGCGAGGCTCAGCTTGCCGCTCTGAGGTACGACGAGGAGAGACACAAGAACCGCCCTGTGCAGAAAGACGCCAAG AGTAAAGCGGCTCAGAGTCCAATCAAGTCCAGTCCAGACAGTAAG aatgTCTACCCCTGTAGACgctccacacacacagatgacTCCGCTCTCTTCATG CAGGGAGAAGACAGAGCCAATCTGTCCCCAACAG CCAATCCTTCTTACCCCAGCTCGGGGGGCGTGCCCTCCTGTCGGACCACCGGTGTCCGACCAGAGAGCTTCCTATATCGCCTCAGCCAGAGAGAAGAGAAGAGGAGAG GGGATGCGCCCGCTGCTCCTCATCACCAGGAGGAGGCGCCATCGGTGCCTGCGGCGCTCGGACATGATGCTGAGCTAGTAGAGCAGCTTCGGAAG AATATCGAGGCCCGCCTCAAGGTGTCGTTGCCTAGCGATCTGGGTCCGGCTCTGACAGACGGCGTGGTGTTGTGTCACCTGGCCAATCACGTGCGACCGCGCTCTGTCCCCAGCATCCACGTTCCCTCTCCTGCTGTG CCTAAGCTCACCATGGCCAAATGTCGACGAAACGTAGAGAACTTCCTGGAGGCGTGTCGCAGAATGGGCGTTCCTCAG AGTCAATTGTGTCTCCCTCTTCACATCCTGGAGGAACAAGGGCTCCCCCAGGTGGCCGCCACCGTCAGCGCACTGCTGGACCTGGCCCCACCCAGAAACGCCGTTGCCACGACGATGTCCTCGGCTGCAGCCGGAGCTTCCGTCATCATGTAG
- the lrch3 gene encoding DISP complex protein LRCH3 isoform X8 encodes MAASVLLGSADNTGLNFTVGGGGGGGAGNVLVGSNNGLGPTGPVSLNRSLDRALDEASATGFLNLSGRKLKEFPRSAGNHDLSDTTRADLSRNRLSELPVEVCLLVSLESLNVYQNCVRSLPDHMINLQALTYLNLSRNQLSVLPVVLCSLPLKVLIACNNKLVALPEEVGQLRHLTELDVSCNEIRTLPSQVGQLEALRDLNIRRNHLVTLPPELADLPLVRLDFSCNKVTSIPLCYTRLSQLQSIILDNNPLQTPPAQICIKGKVHIFKFLNLEASKTTPDLPEYDRRHLTFSSCVEELYPGRPYGALDSGFNSVDSGDKRWSGNEPSEESSEVSSRAVEINRESKRVAAGPPLLANGTHELEQIDFIDSVGEEEEEERRGVVGEGASLSSQFMAYIERRISKEGSPGKANMSRADDSRQRQSRNVVDGATAPSRHQCAPQRGGGVERMRREAQLAALRYDEERHKNRPVQKDAKSKAAQSPIKSSPDSKGEDRANLSPTANPSYPSSGGVPSCRTTGVRPESFLYRLSQREEKRRGDAPAAPHHQEEAPSVPAALGHDAELVEQLRKNIEARLKVSLPSDLGPALTDGVVLCHLANHVRPRSVPSIHVPSPAVPKLTMAKCRRNVENFLEACRRMGVPQSQLCLPLHILEEQGLPQVAATVSALLDLAPPRNAVATTMSSAAAGASVIM; translated from the exons ATGGCGGCCTCGGTGTTGTTGGGCTCTGCGGACAACACAGGACTCAACTTCACTGTcggaggcggcggcggtggtggtgctGGAAACGTTTTAGTCGGTAGTAACAATGGCCTGGGTCCGACGGGCCCGGTGTCTTTGAACCGTTCTCTGGACCGGGCTCTGGACGAAGCCTCGGCCACCGGGTTTCTAAACCTCAGTGGCaggaagctgaaggagttcCCCCGGAGCGCAGGCAACCATGACCTGAGCGACACCACCAGGGCCG ACCTGTCACGTAACCGCCTGTCAGAACTTCCTGTGGAGGTTTGTCTCTTGGTGTCTCTGGAGAGTttaaacgtttatcaaaactgTGTGAGATCGCTACCAGATCACATGATCAACCTCCAGGCCCTCACCTACCTGAACCTGAG TCGGAACCAGCTGTCCGTACTGCCTGTGGTCCTGTGCAGTCTCCCTCTGAAGGTTCTGATCGCATGCAACAACAAGCTCGTTGCCCTTCCTGAGGAAGTGGGCCAGCTGAGACACTTGACTGAGCTG GATGTCAGCTGTAACGAGATAAGGACGCTGCCTTCGCAGGTCGGCCAGCTGGAGGCGCTGCGAGACCTGAACATTAGGAGGAACCACCTGGTGACACTTCCTCCAG agcTGGCCGATCTTCCCCTTGTGCGACTGGACTTTTCCTGTAACAAAGTGACTTCCATCCCGCTGTGCTACACACGACTGTCGCAGCTGCAGAGCATCATCCTCGACAACAATCCTCTGCAGACGCCGCCGGCGCAG ATATGCATTAAGGGCAAAGTTCACATATTCAAGTTCCTCAACCTGGAGGCCAGCAAGACAACCCCTGACCTACCAGAGTACGACCGGCGACATTTGACTTTCAGCTCCTG TGTTGAGGAACTATACCCTGGTCGACCATATGGGGCATTGGATTCTGGGTTCAACAGTGTTGACAGCGGAGACAAGAGATGGTCGGGAAACGAG CCTTCAGAGGAGTCATCTGAGGTATCGTCGCGTGCGGTGGAGATTAACAGAGAGTCCAAACGGGTTGCGGCGGGACCACCCCTACTGGCCAACGGAACAC ATGAGCTGGAGCAGATTGACTTCATTGACAGCGtgggagaggaggaagaagaggagcggCGGGGCGTGGTGGGAGAAGGTGCCAGCCTCAGCTCGCAATTCATGGCGTACATCGAGAGACGCATCAGCAAGGAG GGTTCTCCGGGGAAAGCCAACATGTCCAGAGCGGACGACTCCAGACAGCGAcagagcag GAATGTGGTGGACGGTGCCACAGCACCCTCTCGCCACCAGTGTGCTCCTCAGAGGGGCGGCGGCGTGGAGAGGATGAGGCGCGAGGCTCAGCTTGCCGCTCTGAGGTACGACGAGGAGAGACACAAGAACCGCCCTGTGCAGAAAGACGCCAAG AGTAAAGCGGCTCAGAGTCCAATCAAGTCCAGTCCAGACAGTAAG GGAGAAGACAGAGCCAATCTGTCCCCAACAG CCAATCCTTCTTACCCCAGCTCGGGGGGCGTGCCCTCCTGTCGGACCACCGGTGTCCGACCAGAGAGCTTCCTATATCGCCTCAGCCAGAGAGAAGAGAAGAGGAGAG GGGATGCGCCCGCTGCTCCTCATCACCAGGAGGAGGCGCCATCGGTGCCTGCGGCGCTCGGACATGATGCTGAGCTAGTAGAGCAGCTTCGGAAG AATATCGAGGCCCGCCTCAAGGTGTCGTTGCCTAGCGATCTGGGTCCGGCTCTGACAGACGGCGTGGTGTTGTGTCACCTGGCCAATCACGTGCGACCGCGCTCTGTCCCCAGCATCCACGTTCCCTCTCCTGCTGTG CCTAAGCTCACCATGGCCAAATGTCGACGAAACGTAGAGAACTTCCTGGAGGCGTGTCGCAGAATGGGCGTTCCTCAG AGTCAATTGTGTCTCCCTCTTCACATCCTGGAGGAACAAGGGCTCCCCCAGGTGGCCGCCACCGTCAGCGCACTGCTGGACCTGGCCCCACCCAGAAACGCCGTTGCCACGACGATGTCCTCGGCTGCAGCCGGAGCTTCCGTCATCATGTAG